DNA from Synechococcus sp. CBW1108:
CTTCGCTGGCTCCGATCTGCAGGGAGCGAGCCTGTTCGCCGCCAAGCTGCAGGATGCCGACCTGAGCAACACCAACCTGCGCGAGGCCACCCTCGATTCGGCGATCTTCGATGGCACCAACCTCACCAATGCGGTGCTCGAGGATGCCTTTGCCTTCAATACCAAGTTCACCAACGTGGTGATTGAGGGGGCCGACTTCACCAACGTGCCCCTGCGCGGCGATGCCCTCAAAACCCTCTGCGGCTTGGCCACCGGCACCAATCCGGTGACAGGCCGCGATACCCGCGCCAGCCTGGGCTGTGGCTAAACCCCTCTGGATCGATGAGCTTTGACGCCCACAGCCGCGAACGCCTCGAGGCCCTTGGTCGCACCCTGCCCCTACCCCAGCCCCAACCAGCAGCTGGCGCTGGCTCCTCGCCTAGAGCAACGGAGAAGCGCCACCGGGTGGAAGTAGAGGAAAACCCCGAGGCCCTGTTCCGCGAGCTGATGCAGGTGAGCCCCGATGGCAGTGTGCCGCCCCACCTGCTGGATCGCTTGAAGCAGCTCGAAGGGCGCCGGCAGCCAGCCGCCCAGGTTCCCGCCAAGGGTGCCGCCAAGGGTCCTGCCCAGGCTCCCGCCCAGCCATCGCCCGGCCGAGGTGGCCCTCGCAGGGGGCCCGGCATAGACCACGGCGACCTCTATACGGCCTTCCAGCAGCTGCTGCTGGAAGACGAGTCCCTCGAGTGAGAGGGCAGGTTTGGCCGCGTGCTGGGCTAGGGGTGGGGGATGGCTAATCCCCTCAGCGCAGATCCCGGCCTGGCGGCCTTCGGCTCCAGCCTCGCCGCCATCTCCCTGGCGGAGCTGGGGGACAAGACCTTCTTCATGGCGCTGATCCTGGCGGTGCGCCACCGGGCCCGCTGGGTGTTTGTGGGGGCCTTCTCCGCCCTGACAGCCGTCACCCTGATCTCCCTGGCCCTGGGCTACGGCCTGCGGAAATTGCTACCCCAGACCGTGGTGCCCTGGCTGGCGGCCGCCCTGTTTCTGGGCTTCGGCCTCAAGCTGCTGATCGATGCCCAGGCCATGGCGGCGAATGCGGCCAGCGCCGAAGCCGAGCAGGCGGAGGAGGCGATCAACGCGGCCGAAACCAACGGGGTGGGCGTCACCGCCTGGGCGGTGATCTGGGAAGCCTTTGTACTGGTGTTTGTGGCCGAGCTGGGTGACCGCACCCAGTTCGCCACGATTTTCCTGGCCACCGCACCGGCCCAGGTGTTCAGCTTTGCCGGCCTGCTGGCCGGCACCCTGCTGGGCCATGCCCTGGTGACCTGGCTGGCGGTGGGGGCCGGCAAGTGGATTGGCCAGCGGGTTGATGAGCGGCTGCTCTACCGGCTCAGTGGCGGCCTGTTTCTGGTGTTTGGCTTAGCAGCCCTGAAGCAGGCCCTGGGCTGACGGGCCCCGTAAGGTGACCAGCAACCATTCGCCCCAGGGTTTCAGGAGCACCGCGATGACACTCCAATCATGACTATCCGCATCGGCATCAATGGTTTCGGCCGCATCGGCCGGCTGGCCTTCCGCCGGGCGGTCACCCTGGCGGATGTGGAGGTGGTGGGTATCAACGACCTGATTGATCGCGACTACCTCGCCTACATGCTTCGCTACGACTCCAGCCACGGCCGCTTCCAAGGGGATGTGCGGGTGGAGAACGACCAGTTGATGGTCAATGGCCGGCCAATCCGGATCAGTGCCGAAAGGGACCCCAACAACCTCAACTGGGGCGATGTGGGGGCCAACTACGTGCTGGAGAGCACCGGCTTCTTCCTCACCGACGCCTCCGCCCGCGCCCACATCAACGCCGGTGCCAGGCGGGTGGTGATGAGTGCCCCCTCCCAGGACGACACGCCGATGTTTGTGATGGGCGTTAACCACAGCACCTATGCCGGCCAAGACGTGGTTTCCAACGCCAGCTGCACCACCAACTGCCTGGCGCCGATGGCCAAGGTGGTGCACGACAACTTCGGCATCGTCAGTGGCTTGATGACCACGGTGCACGCCACCACTGCCACCCAGAAAACCGTCGATAGCCCTTCGGTGAAGGACTGGCGCGGCGGCCGCGGCGCAGCCCAGAACATCATCCCCAGTTCCACCGGTGCGGCCAGGGCCGTGGGCCGGGTTATTCCCGAGCTCAACGGCAAGCTCACCGGCATGGCCTTCCGGGTGCCCACGCCGGATGTATCGGTGGTGGACCTGACCGTGAACCTGGCCACTGCGGCCAGCTATGACCAGATCAAGGCCGCCATGAAGGCCGCCTCCGTGGGGGCCATGGCCGGCATCCTGGGCTACACCGAAGACCAGCTGGTGAGCACTGATTTCGTTGGCGAAAGCTGCACCTCCGTATTTGATGCCCATGCGGGTATCGCCCTGAGCGACACCTTCGTGAAGCTGGTGGCCTGGTATGACAACGAGTGGGCCTACAGCTGCAAGTGTCTCGACCTGATGCGCCACATGGAGACCACCGTCTGAGACGGATGGAGACCCGCGAGTGAGACAGGCCGGGCACTGGAGAAGGGCCAACCCCTTCCCTGCCCATGGCCTGCAGCGCCCTGATCTCCCTGCTCGACACCCAGCACAGCCGCCAGGGCAACTGGTGGCTCCCCGATGGGGGCTTCCCCCAGCACCTGGCCAGCTTGCTGGGCTCACCGCTGCGGGCCAGCGGCCGGCCGCCCAGGAGCTGGCACGACCTCCAGGCAGTGTTCGAGCCCCTGGGGCCCCTGGCCAGCCCCGATGCCCCTGCCGCCAGCTATCGCTACCTGCTCTGCCTAGACCGGCGCGGCAGCCGCATCTCCTGCTGGCGGCGCTATCCGGAAGGGCTGGGCTGGCAGCGGCGCTGCGGGCCCATGCCCCTGGCCCAGTTCATCCGCCGCTTCCAGCAGCCCGCCGCCGCTCGCCGTGCATCCAGCTGATCCAATCGGCGGAAATCTGCTTGGGGCACACCGCCTC
Protein-coding regions in this window:
- a CDS encoding pentapeptide repeat-containing protein; the protein is MPLYWRSFAKLALALLLSLAASWFIPAAPALAAMDVAKQVLIGADFSAQDLRGATFNLTNLRDASFAGSDLQGASLFAAKLQDADLSNTNLREATLDSAIFDGTNLTNAVLEDAFAFNTKFTNVVIEGADFTNVPLRGDALKTLCGLATGTNPVTGRDTRASLGCG
- a CDS encoding TMEM165/GDT1 family protein, giving the protein MANPLSADPGLAAFGSSLAAISLAELGDKTFFMALILAVRHRARWVFVGAFSALTAVTLISLALGYGLRKLLPQTVVPWLAAALFLGFGLKLLIDAQAMAANAASAEAEQAEEAINAAETNGVGVTAWAVIWEAFVLVFVAELGDRTQFATIFLATAPAQVFSFAGLLAGTLLGHALVTWLAVGAGKWIGQRVDERLLYRLSGGLFLVFGLAALKQALG
- the gap gene encoding type I glyceraldehyde-3-phosphate dehydrogenase gives rise to the protein MTIRIGINGFGRIGRLAFRRAVTLADVEVVGINDLIDRDYLAYMLRYDSSHGRFQGDVRVENDQLMVNGRPIRISAERDPNNLNWGDVGANYVLESTGFFLTDASARAHINAGARRVVMSAPSQDDTPMFVMGVNHSTYAGQDVVSNASCTTNCLAPMAKVVHDNFGIVSGLMTTVHATTATQKTVDSPSVKDWRGGRGAAQNIIPSSTGAARAVGRVIPELNGKLTGMAFRVPTPDVSVVDLTVNLATAASYDQIKAAMKAASVGAMAGILGYTEDQLVSTDFVGESCTSVFDAHAGIALSDTFVKLVAWYDNEWAYSCKCLDLMRHMETTV